A window of Salmo trutta chromosome 17, fSalTru1.1, whole genome shotgun sequence genomic DNA:
tgaagctggttgagagaatgcctagcatttgcaaagctgtcaaggcaaagggtggctactttgaagaatctaaaatattaaatatattttgatttaacactttttttttggttactacatgattccaaatgtgttatataattcgttttgatttcttcactattattccacaatgtataAAAGAAAACCCCttggagtaggtgtgtccaaacttttgactggtactgtaggtctaaGTTAATTATGGATTGATCATATAGAAGTATCAAAACCATTATTTTAAGAACTCCAAAGCATTTGGATGTGGTGCAGGAACCACTGACTCGCTGCATTTTTCTTTTATCAAGACACCTGCTAGTAACACTTAACTGGTTAGGATAGCTTACGTGGTCTCCTAAATATCTGACTAGGTGTGACGCTTATGAGGAAAGAGGCTTCATGCATAGATTTTTACCCGTAAGAGTAAAATGTCTCTATCCTCCcatcttctactctgagacgcttagTGGATAAGGGCCCTGATTTACTTTATTGCTCCCAGGTGACAATAGAACTGTAATAGCACTGATATTCAGGTCCAAATCTTGGACAGCAGAAGAGATTCCACAAGCGAAAACAAAACCGCATCTGTTCGGCTCATCTTGTGTAATAGCATTGGAACCGGGTCAAAGGAATACCCTGGAGAATTGAGGTCACCCAACAAAACAGACCATTCACACACCAGTATCTTTGTTTTTACCAGGGGACTCAGCCTTATGACTTGGGCACATGCTTCTAAAAACAGTTCCTTCCTCAAAAAGTCTACAAACACATCTAAGCAATAGAGAAATAATATGAATCTCAGAGAGCACAGTTATGTAGCACAACTCCGCTCTAAAACCAAGGTAACATCTCTCATTTGATCTGATGTTGATTTGCTTTCATTGCGTTCCTTCGGTTTTAATGTGACTTGAGACAATGGAGAATAACTAATGGCTGTCCCCTGTAGGAGTTTCCCTAAGGCGTGTGATgtttgggaggagatcctggtgGAACACCCTACTGACCTGCTCGCCCTGAAGTTTGCCCACGACGGCTTCTTCTACCTGGGGGCCCAGACCCAGATGAGAGACTCTGTGGCCCGGGTGCTGCCTCACTGGAAGCCCCACATGCCTCTCTATAGGTAGGTGCTGCCTCATTGGAAGCCCCCCCCAGGTAGTCATTACACAATTGCACATGGGTCTTTTTTGTACTCTGAGGATATGCTGTTGTTTGATTGTGCCAAGGGGGTCTTATCTGATTGTCGGGGCATTGTGATAGGTTCATGGCATTTACACtaagcaaaaatataaatgcaacttgtacagtgttggtttcatgagctgatataaaatatcccagaaatgttgcatatgcacaaaaagcttatttctcagaTTTTTGTGCACCAATTTGTTtccatccatgttagtgagcatttctcatttgccaagatgtGCCatgcctgtcaggtggatggattatcaaaaagctgatttaaacaccttgtgctggtgacaataaaaggccagtcaaaaatgtgcagttttgtcaagttTTGGGGGactgtgtaattggcatgctgactgcaggaatgctcaccagagctgttgccagagaatttcatgtaaatctttctaccataagctgcctccaacgtcgtattagagaatttggcagtatgcccaaccgtcctcacaaccacagaccatgtgtaaccacgccatcccaggacttccacattctgcttcttcacctgcgggatcatctgagatcaGCCAacgggacagctgatgaaactgtgggtttgcacaaccaaagaatttctgcacaaactgtcagacaccgtctcagggaaactcatctgcgtgctcgtcatcctcaccagggtcttgacctgactgcagtttagcatcataactgacttcagtgggcaaatgctcacctttgatggccactggcatgctggagaagtgtgctcttcatggatgaatcccggtttcaactgtaccgggcagatggcagacagtgtgggCGAGGGGTTTGctgatgtgaacagagtgccccatggtggcggtggggttattgtattggcaggcataagcttCGGACAACGAACACCATAGCGTTTTTAATGCTGGCTATTTGAAttcacagagataccatgatgagattctgaggcccattgtcgtgccgttcatccGCTGACATGTTTCAGcacgataatgcacggccccatgacgCAAGAATTTGTACAttattcctggaagctgaaaatggtgGTTCTTTcatagcctgcatactcaccagacatgtcacccattgagcaagtgtgggatgctctggatcgacatgttcCGTTTTCCATTACAATGTCCTGCAAATTTGCACAGTCATTGaagggagtgggacaacattccacaggccacaatcaacagcaaacacaatcacaatcaacatcaactctatgcgaaggagatgtcgtgtagcttttttttttttttaggtatctgtCCAACAGCTGCGtctctgtattcccagtcatgtgaaatccatagattagggcttaatgaatttatttcaatttactgatttccttatatgaactgtaactcagtaaaatcgttgaaattgttgcgttttatatttttcagAGTACTTTACCATTCTTCTGTCAACTTGAGACTCAAGGTTTCAGTCATATCATTGGTAGTACTGTATTTTTCATATTATGTGAACTCTTGAGGGTCATTCTAGTTAAATAACTCGTAGTATTTTGTCAGAGGCTCCGTCTCAGCTAGACAGTAATTGCCTCTGTATATTAGTGTTTACTGTGATCAACAATCACCACTGGCAGTCAGACCATGAGTCCCAACAGTCGATATCAAATCGAATGATCccatctttttttctttttttataaaaCAAATTGATGGCTATTTATTATAAGGCGTTATAATTCATCCTTAAATGCACTACACAAATAATGACCTAGCTAGCTTGCCTCGGGTCTGCTATTGCTGTAGCACTGCTTTCATACTTGTACTTTCTTTGCTTTTGCCTGCAGCTACCTAAAAGGCTTATATTCCTTTGGACTTCTGGAGACTCATTTTTATGACCAGGCTGAGAAAATAGCTAAAGAGGTAAGATGTTTCTGGCGGTGTCAATTTGCCATGGAAATGACTTGTAGCTGTAAATCATTAATTCTGTCATCATGCAACGGTGACCTCCGCTGGTTAAATTGTCCAACCTTGATGGCAATCAAACCACATTCAGAAGATGTCTATTACTGTGCAGAGGTTTCCGTTGCATTGGCAATCAACTAGACTGACCAATGTGAGGTAGTTCAATCTACAATCTTCTCCTCTAACCCCCAGGGCCTGGCTCTAACCCCGGAGGATGCCTGGTGTGTCCACTCTGTAGCTCACGTCCACGAGATGAAGGCTGAGGTGGAAAAGGGCCTCAAGTTCATGGAGAGCACAGAGAAAGACTGGGTGGTGGGTTTTCATCACGAGTCCATCTGCTGCATGTTGTCATTCAACACCTCAATATGGCCTGGTACCAGATCTGTTTGCTGTCTTGCCagcttcttttttatttatttttaaccttttttatttaactaggcaagtcaaattcatTATTTACCATAACTGCccttttcaggggcagaacgacagatttttaccttgtcagctcggggattcgatccagcaacctttcggttactaaccactaggctacctgccgccccaacagtCATTGCATATAGCTCTGGCACCAGGCTAGGCTTCAACTATCTGTGTAAATCCGTAATTAATTTGGACGTTTTCATTTGCAGGGATGTGACATGCTAGCCTGTCATAACTACTGGCATTGGGCCCTATACTTCATCGAAAAGGTACAGATTGTAATGAGATACTCCAGTCAAGTGCACTGTTATCAGACAGTAGGGCTGTTGGGATACAATTTATATTTGTTGTACCTTTCTGTGGGTTCTTTGAAGTGTGAAGTTGATTACAGTAGGACATGTTTGTATTAGTGTGCATTATCTGTGTAATTAACTTTTAGACTCGTACTTGTTTTTCAATTTTAATTTGTTTGTATTTTCTCCCCCGCAGGGACAGTATGATGCAGCTCTGAACATATTTGACAGCCAGGTTAGTGCTCTCAATAAGTTCTCATCAAGACTAATTTGGCCTCGCAGACGGTGTACCAGAGGCCTTCCAAGAATCCTACTGTAGCAGCACTTACTGTATGGGAGCAGAGTAAAAGCAATATGGTGTGGTTACGTTGTGCTGCAGACTGGGGTCAATGTGTGTCATTCAGGTCTAAATTCAAAAATAGAAGTTCAATCTGTTTTTGTTCACAACATGATACCGGTGTGGTATTTTTATGGGCAAAGAGTAAATCCAAAGCGAATGAAAAAATCTGTGCCGTAACTAAGGTTACTGCAGGGAGTTTCAGACCTCACTAAAactccaatatctagtggaaagccttcccagaagaggggaGGCTGTACTTACttttgggtgtgtgtgggtggatgggacacaactactcattccagggtcttttattttttactattttctacattgtagaataatagtgaagacatcaaaactatgaaataacacatatggaatcatgtagtagtcctgttgaaaaacaaatgatcgtcccactaagcgcaaaccagattggatgtcgtatcgctgcagaatgctgtggtagccatgctggttaagtgtgccttgaattctaaataaatcactatgtcaccagcaaagcaccatcacaccacctcctccatgcttcacggtggaaaccacacatgccgagatcagccgttcacctactctgtgtctcacaaagacacggcggttggaaccaaaaatctcaaatttggactcatcagacaaaaggacagatttccaccggtctaatgtccattgcttgtgtttcttggcaaaggcaagtctcttcttattgatgtccttttagttatggtttctttgcagcaattggaccgtgaaggcctgactcatgcagtcgcctctgaacagttgatgtgtctgttacttgaactctgtgaatcatttatttgggctgcaatttctgaggctggtaactctaatgaacttaacctctgcagcagaggtaactttggggcttcttttcctgtggcggtcctcatgagtgccagtttcagcatagtgcttgatggtttttgcaactgcacttgaagaaactttcgaagttctttaaatgttccgtattgactgaccgatggactgtttctctttgcttatttgagctgttctttccataatatggacttggtcttttaccaaatagccctatcttctgtatactacccctgccttgtcacaacacaagtgattggctcaaacgcattcagaaggaaagaaattccacaaattaactgaaatgcattccaggtgactacctcatgaagctggttgagataatgccaagagtgtgcaaagctgtcatcaaggcaaagggtggctactttgaagaatctcaaatgtaaaatatattttgatttggttatCAGCTACATTGTGTCTCCGGAACATAAGCTGTAATTTTATAATATGCTAAattaactgggtggttcgagccctgaatgctgattagctgacagccgtggtatatcagaccgtatattttttactgctctaattacattggtaaccagtttataatagcaataaggcacctcgggggttagtggtatatggccaatccAAGCCCTCCATGTTGCggcgtgcataagaacagccatataccacaccacctcgtgCCTTATAGCTTAAATACAGCAGACAAGTCTGCCCGTATTATTTTATTGGGAATGGATAGGGAACTACTGTATCAATTCTAGAAAGTAAAGCAAGTATGAGCAAATTGATATTCCCTTGTTGGAGAGGCATTTTAACACATAGTCACCCGTACGGCTGAAGTCTGTGTACTGAACAGAAGTAACTGTTTCCCCTCAGGTGTCTCGGCGCGGTAGGGCTTCAGGGGCCATGCTGGACACTGTGGACGCCTGCTCTCTACTCTACAGACTGGAGATGGAGGGTTAGACGCGCTTACTGCTCCAGCCTAACTGTTACATGCACTCAACTTACTATGTGTAACTAGTGTCtaatcaagtgtgtgtgtgtcttatcgATAGGCCTGTGTTCAATGTTTGTGTGTCTTGATGATTTACTTTCTTCCTGTGTGTCAGGTGTGTGCGTGAAGGACCGCTGGCGGGAGCTGCAACAACGCACAGAGCCCCACACTGACGACCATGTGCTGGTGTTCAACGACCTCCACTTCCTCATGTCGTCGCTGGGAGCCAAGGAGTCCGGGGGAGCGGCCCAGTCCCAGCGCCTGCTGGAGGGCCTCCGGGAGCGGGCCAAGTGAGTACCACACCACCGCTACCACTGCTGGCTTATGAAACTCCTACACAGCCCCCTTATATAACACACGAGGAGAAAACGAGTGGGAGTATGGCTGGTGGGGTGAGAGGGATAAGCCTCAGAGTGGAGAGAGAGCTCAGGGTTGCTTGCTCTCTGTTGTGCTCTCCCACAGGTTGTGGTGTTTAGGTGCGTGGCTGTAATGTGTTCTGACACCCCTGACCACAGGCTCTATACACTATGTTCCTCAGCGAACAACCCCTTCTGCCAAAAAATCCAATCCTGGGCAGTTGTCATGTTTCTGATTGTTATGTAACAGGAAAATGTAGcgtggaggcagccaaggcaccTTTGGGCCAGTGCAGCTTTTTGAGAGGGGAAAAATCAATTCCCAAAGTGAGGAGAGAAACTCAATTCCATTTTGCTACTATTTTGAATTGGCTGACTGGGATGCATGCGCTTTTGGTCAATTAATTTTGCTTGCGTAATGCTTTCTGTTATGACAATTTGCatccgggtatcctggaaggatattgacctcatcccatcagtagaggatgcctggttgctcttcaaaagtgctttcctcaccatcttaattaaataagcatgccccgttcaaaaaatgtagaactaagaacagatatagcccttggttcaccccagacttgactgcccttgaccagcacaaaaacatcctgtggcgttctgcattagcatcaaatagcccctgcAATATGCGACTTTTCAGGGAAGTCGGGAACCGATTATTGTCCGTtaagaaagctaaggctagctttttcaaacagaaattggtttcctgtagcactaattccaaaaagttttgggacactgtaaagtccatggcgAATAAgagcagcacctcccagctgcccactgcactgaggataggaaacactgtcaccaccgataattgatcatttcaataagcatttttctacggctggctatgctttccactggctggtcatgggtgcacctcagccatgctccacggtcctaaacaatatcataaccgccatcgataaaagacagtactgtgcagccgtcttcatcgacctggccaaggctttcgactctgtcaatcaccgcgttcttatcggcagactcaatagccttggcttctcaaatgactgcctcgcctggtttaccaactacttctcagagttcagtgtgtcaatttggagggcctgttgtccggatctctggcagcctctatgggggtgccacagggttcaattctcgggccgactcttttctctgtatatatcaataacgttgctcttgctgctggtgattccctgatccacctctacacagacgacaccattctatatacatctggcccttctttggacattgtgttaactaacctccaaacgagcttcaacgccatacaaaactccttccgtggcctccaactgctcttaaatgctagtaaaactaagtgcatcctcttcaaccgattgctggccgcacccgcccgcctgactagcatcactactctggacggttctgacctggAATATgtcgacaactacaaatacctaggtgtctggttagactgtaaactctccttccagactcacattaagcatctccaatccaaaatttcgcaacaaagcctccttcactcatgctgccaaacataccctcgtaaaactgacaatccttcccatccttgacttcggcgatgtcatttacaaaatagcctccaacactctacttagaCTACCTCCAGtttgctatcacagtgccatctgttttgtcaccaaagctccatatactacccaccgctgcgacctgtatgctctcgatggctggccctcactacatattcgtcacgccaaacccactggctccaggtcatctaagtctctgcttggtaaagccctgccttatctcagctcactggtcaccatagcagcacccacccgtagcaggcgctccaacaggtatatttcactggtcattcccaaagccaacacttattttggccgcctttcattccagttctctgctgccagtgaccggaacgaattgcaaaaatcactgaagctggagtcttatatctccctctaactttaagcatcagctgtcagagcagcttaccgatcactgtacctgtacacagccaatctgtaaatagcacacgactacctcatccccatattattacttaccctcttgctcatttgcaccccagtatctctacttgcacatcatcatctgcacatctatcactccagtgttaatgcgaAAGTGTAATTATTTTgtctccatggcctatttattaccttacctccctactcttctacatttgcacacactgtacatagatttttctattgtgttattgaccgtgcgtttatgtgtaactctgtgtagttgtttttgtcgcactgctgtgctttatcttggccatgtcgcagttgaaaatgagaacttgttctcaactggcctacctggttaaataaaaatctgGAAAATAAAAACGTTCTAACTAGCCAATGTCACCAGGTGGGTGGATGGTAGCTAATAGACTTGTTCTTTACGAGCCTCAAACTTAACCACTATTGCTATCTTAAATGCGTGTTGATCCGTAGAGTTGACTGTAGTAATCCTTTGTATCTTATTTGGTGTTTCTTGCATTGTTTGGTGAGATCCCCAGCCACACACACCATGTGTCTTTATAGATCGCCTGATGTTTACCACCACCATTTGTCTGGTCCTAGTGGTCGAGTGTAATTCCccaaataataccaaaatataagTACGGTGACAGAGTAGGCTACCAAAAATTCTTTGAGGCTTCCTTTTATGTTTCCGTGTTTGTGAACAGTGATGCATGCAGAGTTAGAAAACATTtatcactctactattatacacaaaaaaaaaagatttcttTAAAACCACATTGTTGAGTGTTTTTAGTGTCTCAAAAATCAGTCAAACATGGTACAGACGTCATCTATAATGCATTACATCATCTATACACGTTTGCATAAGCAAGGTACAGTGAATGAAAGGACAATCAGGCACATCTAAAGAAACCTCTCCGTTGGAGGATACGGTGGCAGGCTTTGGCGCAGGCATTTTCATTATTGTTACCGGATAAGACGTCACTATTTATTTTCATCAAGACCGTGAAAATGTTAATTTTGGCTGGACAGCTGACAAAGATCATCCCTTATTTCGTTGTATGAGCTTCAGTTTCAATGGAACCATCAATACAGAAAGTACATACACATTTAAAAGGTAGGCCATCCATGGTTTTACACTTTTGTAATGATGGCACAAAAGGGCACAATTCACATGGTTAGCTTCATACTTAACAGACACATTGTAAtccaaaaatgtattaataatcaACCCCAGATACTTGTGCTCACTGACAACGTTAATATGGCAGGACCACAGGAGAACATTAAAGGTGTTCTAAGTGTTTTAGTtcctatagtgtactactttttgtCTACATTGATATTCAGTTTCCATTGTTCACACCAGTTAACAACATTTACCATTTTCTTGAAGCTCATCTTCAGTTTCAGAGCTCAATACGATTTCATTTACATATAAAAGAACAGACACTTGTTCATTGTTTAGACAGACACCTTTTTCTAGGGCTTTGATGGCCAGAGTAAGATCATAAATATACATTGAGAACTGAATAGGTGATAAAATGCAACCCTGTCTCACACCAATGTCTAGGAATCATATTGGAATGCATGGTCTAGGCTAGAGATTTTATGAAAGCAACTCTGTCTGGTGGGATGTGTTGTCGTTTTAGACAGTTTCACACCTTTCTCTCTTCCGCAATCACATGCAGTAATGCCCTACAGTATCCATTTATCAAATGTTAATCCTACAACGTTTTGTAAACCCAATTTACCTTTTAGTCTGGCTGTGTGAGGATGAAACCCTGAAGCTTCTGGTCATGAACTGTATTATACAGTACAGAATAAACCTCAGACCTCGTTTTGCTAGTAACACCATGTTGTTGGCTCCATTTCTGCAGGGATCACATACAGTTCAGTGAgagcatactttttttttttttgtaagtaTAATAGGGCTTTTGACATCCCTATTGTCTTCGATCTTCTCTCCTGCTGTGTGTCTAGTGTTCCAGAGGAGAACCACCAGCACCAGCTGGCTGGCAGCGTGGGGCTGCCCATGTGTCAGGCCCTGCTGGAGTACGACCAGGGCAACTACAGCCGTGCCGTGGAGCTCCTGCAGCCCATACGCTACCGCATGATGGAGATAGGAGGCAGTGACGCGCAGGTGAGCCCCAATTTTGTGAACCATCAGGGTTTTCAGGAGCTCTATGGGCTTTGAAACCTACGCCTGGAGTAAAAAATCATTTTCAATAGGGAATGTGCTTTTTAGACCAGGAATAGATATAATCTATGTCAGAGAAAAGGACCTTTGACGTACACTCACTGAGGCATTCAGGCTATGGCAGTCTGTGTTTCTAATAGGCCTATCGGGATGGGAATGTAAAGCACAATGCAATGAGTGATAAATCATTTAACCCTGTGTTAATTTAACCACAATGCAATCATCCTTAGGCACTGTCCATAGGAAAACAATCCCTATTTACGTACAACCATAGAAATAAGAATGAATGGGCTTGGAAGCTCTGACCCTGGAAATTGACTGGTAAACTCACGGGTACACTcgatggctgcctggtattgtgatgcaatcatTTCCATGGTAATTTGGAATGTTCTGTCAACTCATGCTGGGTTGACATTTAAATGAcgctaactgatgtggctcatgtaATGTCAGTAGAGATGACTCAACAAATCACAGCCCAGATTGAAGGGTActcttcctgcttttacttcctggcaTGGGAACTgtacactcaaaatggctgccGGTATACCCATTACGTTATCATTGACCTGAATGGAGATGCCCTTTCTATTCATTCTTATTTCTATGGGTACAACAGCAGGGTCGTATTCACTTGGCAAGAAACGGAAGCAAACGGGCAGGTGCTACCCGAACTTGTCCAGtaagatgttttttttctgttgCACAACCTTTTGAAATGGTGTGTCCTAGTGAATATCATCCAGAGGGGTAGACACAGTATGTTCTGTGGTAAAAACATATGTTGTGTATTGTAATTACCTTGTTTGTTAAATTTCTCAGAGAGATGTCTTTAATCTGCTGCTGATTCACGCAGCAATGAAGTCAGGAGTGACCCATCACCAGAAATTAGCCAGGTAAAATATATTGATGggctgcctccaattgaaaggCTTTTTGCTCCGATTTGCTGTGTTATTAGCCCCGCGGTAACTTCAATACTGTGTCACTGTGATTGGACATTGACGTAGATGCCGACCATATTTCTTTTTCAAAATAGACATTGATGAGAAAAAAGTGTTAGGTTCTGAACAAACAGAGTTAACTCAAACGCCCAACTAGTAAAACATTTTAACCTGTTTTATTCAACCCACTGGGTGCCTCAGCTGCAATCACACTTTGCACATGATCAAACAACCATTTATATGTCAAGATGAGATTAGGGGTGTAACTTCTCAACTGCTATCTGTAGCCCAGTACTGCCTGTTGTGCTGTTGTCTTCGTGATCGAGCCGTCTGGTAGCAGCTACTCTTTTATCCGGTCACTTCTCCATGATGTTTACAAGTGATGTTCTATTCGCCTTACTCAACAGACCTCGGTCATACTGTTTCCCTTTTCTCTCGTAGTAACTTTTCATAGACAGAGTTCCTATTCACCCTTCATTGATCCTTGACGCTTGCATTTATTATACATGTAACGTAATCAATAAGTTCTGAAATAATGACAAGAATACGTTTTTCAAGTTAGAACCCAACAAAAGTGAATGGCTAAATACACAATATTGATTTATCTGTACAATATTTGTATAGTATAATACACATGACTAAAAAAATGGTCCTCTGTCCAGTAAGATTTTATTTTCTCTCGTCTTCTGCTCCCTGTGCGCCCTCGTTAGGGGAGTAGAAGAAGAAACAATATCTCGACAGTGCAATCTTAACTGTTGAATTTCATC
This region includes:
- the ttc38 gene encoding tetratricopeptide repeat protein 38 isoform X2, translating into MLFCTYAMHRAWRAEGLPLSTSSNEACKMYDAILTQYVTWRNDETLGGVEGCISALKSADPDFVMGHVISTGLELVGTGSSVLLNERLASAVKRTVELGQIQQDITTRERLHVRAMEHFSKGSFPKACDVWEEILVEHPTDLLALKFAHDGFFYLGAQTQMRDSVARVLPHWKPHMPLYSYLKGLYSFGLLETHFYDQAEKIAKEGLALTPEDAWCVHSVAHVHEMKAEVEKGLKFMESTEKDWVGCDMLACHNYWHWALYFIEKGQYDAALNIFDSQVSRRGRASGAMLDTVDACSLLYRLEMEGVCVKDRWRELQQRTEPHTDDHVLVFNDLHFLMSSLGAKESGGAAQSQRLLEGLRERANVPEENHQHQLAGSVGLPMCQALLEYDQGNYSRAVELLQPIRYRMMEIGGSDAQRDVFNLLLIHAAMKSGVTHHQKLARCLLVEREAAKPNSPLTDRLIQRAHVLHA
- the ttc38 gene encoding tetratricopeptide repeat protein 38 isoform X3 — protein: MLFCTYAMHRYVTWRNDETLGGVEGCISALKSADPDFVMGHVISTGLELVGTGSSVLLNERLASAVKRTVELGQIQQDITTRERLHVRAMEHFSKGSFPKACDVWEEILVEHPTDLLALKFAHDGFFYLGAQTQMRDSVARVLPHWKPHMPLYSYLKGLYSFGLLETHFYDQAEKIAKEGLALTPEDAWCVHSVAHVHEMKAEVEKGLKFMESTEKDWVGCDMLACHNYWHWALYFIEKGQYDAALNIFDSQVSRRGRASGAMLDTVDACSLLYRLEMEGVCVKDRWRELQQRTEPHTDDHVLVFNDLHFLMSSLGAKESGGAAQSQRLLEGLRERANVPEENHQHQLAGSVGLPMCQALLEYDQGNYSRAVELLQPIRYRMMEIGGSDAQRDVFNLLLIHAAMKSGVTHHQKLARCLLVEREAAKPNSPLTDRLIQRAHVLHA
- the ttc38 gene encoding tetratricopeptide repeat protein 38 isoform X1 — encoded protein: MIASSFRDCQAWRAEGLPLSTSSNEACKMYDAILTQYVTWRNDETLGGVEGCISALKSADPDFVMGHVISTGLELVGTGSSVLLNERLASAVKRTVELGQIQQDITTRERLHVRAMEHFSKGSFPKACDVWEEILVEHPTDLLALKFAHDGFFYLGAQTQMRDSVARVLPHWKPHMPLYSYLKGLYSFGLLETHFYDQAEKIAKEGLALTPEDAWCVHSVAHVHEMKAEVEKGLKFMESTEKDWVGCDMLACHNYWHWALYFIEKGQYDAALNIFDSQVSRRGRASGAMLDTVDACSLLYRLEMEGVCVKDRWRELQQRTEPHTDDHVLVFNDLHFLMSSLGAKESGGAAQSQRLLEGLRERANVPEENHQHQLAGSVGLPMCQALLEYDQGNYSRAVELLQPIRYRMMEIGGSDAQRDVFNLLLIHAAMKSGVTHHQKLARCLLVEREAAKPNSPLTDRLIQRAHVLHA